Proteins from a genomic interval of Thermoanaerobacterium thermosaccharolyticum DSM 571:
- the rpsU gene encoding 30S ribosomal protein S21: MSEVRVGENESLDNALRRFKRQCSRSGVLSELRKREHYESPSVKRKKKSEAARKRKYKFGK; the protein is encoded by the coding sequence GTGTCAGAAGTTCGAGTTGGAGAAAATGAGTCCCTTGATAATGCATTGAGAAGATTTAAACGTCAGTGCTCGAGAAGTGGCGTGCTTTCTGAATTAAGAAAAAGGGAACATTATGAAAGCCCAAGTGTAAAACGCAAAAAGAAATCAGAAGCAGCTAGAAAAAGAAAGTACAAATTTGGCAAGTAA
- a CDS encoding GatB/YqeY domain-containing protein: protein MALKEQIYKDMVDAMKAKDTFRKNILSMVRSSILQVEKDTGKVLDDDGVIDVISREIKQRKEVLPEYEKGGRQDLVDKANREIEIMLEYMPQQLSDDEIDEIVRGVIDEIGASNKNDIGKVMSKVMPLVKGKADGNKVKTIVSQHLQ, encoded by the coding sequence ATGGCCCTTAAAGAGCAGATATACAAAGATATGGTTGATGCAATGAAAGCAAAAGACACATTCAGAAAAAATATATTAAGTATGGTTAGATCTTCAATATTGCAAGTTGAAAAGGATACTGGAAAAGTACTTGATGATGATGGGGTCATTGATGTAATTTCAAGGGAAATAAAGCAAAGAAAAGAAGTCCTGCCCGAATATGAAAAAGGTGGAAGGCAGGATTTGGTTGATAAAGCTAACCGTGAAATTGAAATAATGCTTGAATATATGCCTCAGCAGTTGTCTGACGATGAGATTGATGAAATTGTTAGAGGTGTTATAGATGAGATTGGTGCTTCAAATAAAAACGACATAGGAAAAGTAATGAGCAAAGTAATGCCTCTTGTAAAGGGCAAAGCTGATGGCAATAAAGTTAAAACTATAGTTTCACAGCATTTACAGTGA